From one Gemmatimonadota bacterium genomic stretch:
- a CDS encoding alpha/beta hydrolase, whose amino-acid sequence MRWRRALLLAATGAAVIALVGPRARVGDPPRLADAATLGLPRDPTALGPWLEAREAAVGDVRPGAARTIVWADPAGPAPTDRVVVYLHGFSATRQEVRPLPDSVAAGLGANLYYTRLAGHGRPGEAMAEVSVTDWMADVAEAFAVAERLGERVVLMGTSTGASLALWAATRPEWRERLDALVLISPNLGPRDPRARMLLWPWGGTLLRVVQGRERVWEPANAEQARHWTTRYPSRALLPMMALVAHVEDLPLEAVHTPTWMAYSAHDQVIAPEAALAAFERLGSQRKTTVLVRDSDDAAQHVLAGDILSPSTTARLSDEIVTFVEASAPSG is encoded by the coding sequence GTGCGCTGGCGCCGCGCGCTCCTGCTGGCCGCGACCGGCGCGGCGGTGATTGCGCTGGTCGGACCCCGGGCCCGGGTCGGTGACCCGCCGCGCCTCGCGGATGCCGCCACGCTCGGCCTGCCCCGCGACCCGACGGCGCTGGGCCCGTGGCTGGAAGCCCGCGAAGCCGCGGTGGGGGACGTCCGCCCCGGCGCGGCCAGGACGATCGTGTGGGCCGATCCGGCGGGGCCGGCACCGACGGATCGGGTGGTGGTCTACCTGCACGGATTCTCGGCCACCCGCCAGGAGGTCCGGCCGCTGCCCGACTCGGTCGCGGCCGGGCTCGGCGCCAACCTCTACTACACCCGACTGGCGGGGCACGGCCGCCCCGGAGAGGCGATGGCGGAGGTGTCCGTAACGGACTGGATGGCCGACGTGGCCGAGGCCTTCGCCGTGGCCGAGCGCCTGGGGGAGCGCGTCGTGCTGATGGGCACCTCCACCGGCGCGAGCCTCGCGCTGTGGGCCGCCACCCGTCCGGAGTGGCGTGAGCGGCTGGACGCGCTGGTGCTGATCTCGCCCAACCTGGGACCCCGCGACCCGCGGGCCCGCATGCTCCTGTGGCCCTGGGGCGGGACGCTGCTGCGGGTGGTGCAGGGCAGGGAGCGCGTGTGGGAACCGGCCAACGCCGAGCAGGCGCGGCACTGGACCACGCGCTACCCGAGCCGGGCGCTGCTCCCGATGATGGCGTTGGTGGCGCACGTGGAGGACCTGCCCCTGGAAGCCGTGCACACACCCACGTGGATGGCGTACAGCGCACACGATCAGGTGATCGCGCCGGAGGCGGCCCTGGCCGCCTTCGAGCGGCTCGGGTCGCAGCGCAAGACGACCGTGCTCGTGCGCGACAGCGACGATGCCGCGCAGCACGTGCTGGCCGGTGACATCCTCTCGCCGAGCACCACCGCGCGGCTCAGCGACGAGATCGTGACGTTCGTGGAGGCGTCCGCGCCCAGCGGGTGA